One segment of Prionailurus bengalensis isolate Pbe53 chromosome E3, Fcat_Pben_1.1_paternal_pri, whole genome shotgun sequence DNA contains the following:
- the ZFAND2A gene encoding LOW QUALITY PROTEIN: AN1-type zinc finger protein 2A (The sequence of the model RefSeq protein was modified relative to this genomic sequence to represent the inferred CDS: substituted 1 base at 1 genomic stop codon): protein MGLSTRRHLAYVNKYTQRMKLCPNSLRAVVGIEYGKRLSLRLEHFVVFLVFVFCLFLDFLPLQCDACKQDFHKDHFTCAAHKCPFAFEKDVRVPVCPLCNKPVPVKKGEIPDVVVGEHIDXECSCRPRKKEKIFICWRSKEGCRKEMLQVICDQGRSSFRIQRRHPLDHSCPRGNLAVSVAGERETEHERGRGRERGRHASAYLSVGTRFNPLASSVTKRTFLKSVETSP from the exons ATGGGACTTAGCACCCGGCGACACTTGGCTTACGTCAACAAGTATACTCAGCGGATGAAACTGTGCCCCAACTCGTTGCGGGCAGTTGTGGGAATTGAATATGGGAAACGCCTGTCGCTGCGA TTAGAACACTTcgttgtttttttggtgtttgttttttgtttgtttttagattttcttcCGTTACAATGCGATGCGTGTAAACAAGATTTCCATAAAGACCATTTTACTTGTGCTGCACATAAATGTCCATTTGCATTCGAGAA gGACGTTCGGGTCCCAGTGTGCCCACTTTGTAACAAACCAGTACCGGTAAAAAAGGGAGAGATCCCAGATGTGGTGGTTGGTGAGCACATTGATTGAGAGTGTAGCTGTCGTCCTcggaagaaagagaag ATTTTTATATGCTGGCGCTCAAAAGAGGGGTGCAGGAAGGAGATGTTGCAGGTCATTTGTGACCAGGGCCGCAGCAGTTTCCGTATTCAGCGTAGACACCCTCTGGATCACAGCTGCCCACGCGGGAACCTTGCCGTCAGTGTAGCCGG agagagagagacagagcatgagcgcgggaggggcagagagagggggagac ACGCGTCGGCCTATCTTTCTGTGGGGACACGATTCAACCCACTCGCTAGTAGTGTAACCAAGAGAACCTTCCTCAAGTCAGTAGAAACATCTCCCTAA